A region from the Chlamydiales bacterium genome encodes:
- a CDS encoding deoxyribodipyrimidine photo-lyase encodes MKMKFRRSLFLFRRDLRLEDNTGLIFALKSSEVVIPAFIFTSEQIERNPFRSDHCLKFMIESLEDLESQLKKKGGRLFLFKGKSEEVVSRCARELNIEALIVNRDYTPYSQQRDEKLEKVCKMGRIPFYSFDDALLHPPEETLKKDGKPYTIFTPYFRNASKQKVLPPVQNRGTNYFHGQIPFAEDRSIYPKQTIENGLIGGRSEALKILKKLGSFNKYGKLRDYPSEEYSTNLSPYLKFTVCSPREVYAAICHNLNPHHELIRSLYWRDFFTSIAFFFPYVFKSAFRPKFDKLKWSNNKKAYQRWCEGSTGFPIVDAGMREMNETGFMHNRVRMIAASFLVKDLHIDWRWGERYFAQTLIDYDPAVNNGNWQWVASTGSDAQPYFRIFNPWNQQKKFDPECTYIKKWIPELRDLPPKAIHAWHEEKYRAGSRSYPAPMTNHEKSAKEALHAYRSL; translated from the coding sequence ATGAAGATGAAGTTTCGAAGATCCCTCTTTTTATTCAGGCGCGATTTACGGCTTGAGGATAATACAGGTCTCATTTTTGCATTGAAGTCCTCTGAGGTTGTCATCCCCGCCTTTATTTTTACATCAGAGCAGATCGAGAGAAATCCATTTAGAAGCGATCACTGCCTGAAATTTATGATTGAATCTCTCGAAGATCTCGAAAGTCAGCTAAAGAAAAAAGGAGGTAGACTCTTCCTTTTTAAGGGAAAGTCAGAAGAAGTTGTAAGTAGATGTGCGCGCGAGCTCAACATCGAAGCTCTGATCGTAAATCGCGATTATACTCCCTATAGCCAGCAGAGAGACGAAAAGCTTGAAAAAGTCTGTAAAATGGGTCGAATTCCATTTTACTCTTTCGATGATGCTCTCCTTCATCCGCCCGAGGAGACTCTGAAAAAAGATGGGAAGCCCTACACGATTTTCACACCCTATTTTCGCAATGCTTCAAAACAGAAAGTTCTGCCTCCCGTGCAGAACCGAGGAACCAACTACTTCCATGGACAGATCCCCTTTGCAGAAGATAGGTCGATCTATCCCAAGCAAACTATAGAAAATGGGTTGATTGGAGGAAGATCGGAGGCTCTCAAAATTCTCAAAAAATTGGGCTCCTTTAATAAATATGGAAAACTTAGAGACTACCCATCAGAAGAGTACTCTACAAATCTCTCTCCCTATCTAAAATTCACCGTCTGCTCTCCTCGAGAAGTGTATGCGGCAATCTGCCACAATTTAAATCCACACCACGAGCTGATCCGCTCTCTCTACTGGAGAGATTTTTTTACATCGATTGCATTTTTCTTTCCTTACGTTTTCAAAAGTGCTTTCCGTCCCAAATTTGATAAGCTCAAGTGGTCCAATAACAAAAAGGCTTATCAAAGATGGTGCGAAGGCTCTACCGGCTTTCCGATTGTAGATGCTGGTATGAGAGAGATGAACGAAACAGGTTTTATGCATAACCGCGTGCGAATGATTGCAGCCTCTTTTCTTGTCAAAGACTTACACATCGATTGGAGATGGGGTGAAAGATACTTCGCTCAAACTCTAATCGATTACGACCCTGCTGTTAACAATGGGAATTGGCAATGGGTCGCTAGCACTGGAAGCGATGCTCAGCCCTATTTTCGCATTTTCAACCCTTGGAACCAGCAGAAAAAATTCGATCCTGAATGCACCTACATTAAGAAATGGATTCCTGAACTTCGAGATTTGCCACCTAAAGCTATCCATGCATGGCACGAGGAAAAATATCGCGCTGGCAGCAGAAGCTATCCAGCTCCAATGACCAATCACGAAAAGAGCGCAAAAGAGGCTCTTCACGCCTACAGATCACTCTAA
- a CDS encoding S9 family peptidase yields MSFGIVQQQLCGEILKEELFANPSLISAKISPDGTTIAYVGADEKGISNVFISAKDGSTASREQISFFTTPEIIQFFWSGDSKRVLVLKDENGTGRLNLHGIHVYSKNDLVYTEKFPKVNAKVIQISSKKNSAVIGLNNRNPHFHDLYLLDLDSGDFKLLFENDSYAKFLVSDNLDLILKMRINDEDGSWTVFDSNDAVFMELTSSEAFQTEFLSYNEKTRSVYLLDNRFSDTNQLVVKSLSTSGDEKVLGAQSNSDVDDVLFIRGEPRAYASYYEQKKWHAIDTAIEKDLLFLEDHLGPDFDVTSSSSDGNLWVVAKSSPHAGGGLWIYDIKAQTLSPLHASKSVSSSFSKMYSMVVTARDGQKLVCYYTLPKGVDKGGYVDKAIPLVVVPHGGPFKVRDKFRFNPYHQWLASCGYAVLSVNFRLSSGFGKAFVNAGNGEWGGKAHFDVIDAVEACISKGITERGKLAVFGGSYGGYESLACLTLSPDYFTCCVAICGPSNLKTVLDNVPKFWEFTSAPLSDKTMFFTKQAFITSTGGNPGDPKGAQYLQKCSPLNYLEAIKAPLLLVHGKNDHIVAEKESEQIYKSMKSNHKKVTYILFPDEGHRFAKFANKMMYLDHAERFLSQYLGGDYRPVNSSVLADSSAQVMN; encoded by the coding sequence ATGTCCTTTGGAATTGTACAGCAGCAGCTTTGTGGAGAAATTTTAAAAGAAGAGCTCTTCGCTAACCCCTCGCTGATTTCAGCAAAAATCAGTCCTGATGGAACCACTATCGCTTATGTAGGAGCCGATGAAAAGGGCATCTCCAATGTGTTCATTAGCGCAAAGGATGGCTCCACAGCCAGCCGTGAACAGATCAGCTTTTTTACTACTCCTGAAATCATTCAATTCTTCTGGTCTGGTGATAGCAAGAGAGTCCTGGTTTTGAAGGATGAGAATGGGACGGGAAGATTGAATTTACATGGCATTCACGTGTATTCGAAGAATGATCTCGTTTACACAGAGAAATTTCCCAAGGTTAATGCGAAAGTCATCCAGATCAGTTCTAAAAAGAACAGCGCTGTTATCGGATTAAACAACAGGAATCCCCACTTCCACGATCTCTATCTTCTCGACTTGGATTCTGGTGATTTTAAACTGCTATTTGAGAATGATTCCTACGCCAAATTTCTGGTTAGCGACAATTTAGATCTCATATTAAAAATGCGCATCAACGATGAAGATGGCTCTTGGACTGTTTTCGACTCCAATGATGCTGTTTTTATGGAGCTAACTTCTTCTGAGGCATTCCAGACCGAATTCCTCTCCTACAACGAAAAAACCCGATCTGTTTATCTATTGGATAATCGATTCTCAGATACAAATCAGCTAGTGGTTAAATCCCTGTCTACTTCAGGTGATGAAAAGGTATTGGGCGCTCAATCCAATAGCGACGTCGACGATGTTCTTTTCATCAGAGGAGAGCCCAGAGCATACGCCTCTTATTACGAGCAGAAAAAATGGCATGCGATCGATACTGCTATTGAGAAGGATCTTCTTTTTCTTGAGGATCACCTAGGCCCTGATTTTGATGTAACTAGCAGCAGCAGCGATGGGAACTTGTGGGTTGTTGCAAAAAGCTCCCCTCACGCAGGAGGAGGGCTCTGGATCTATGACATAAAGGCTCAAACTCTCTCTCCACTGCATGCTTCCAAGTCAGTAAGCAGCAGCTTCTCAAAAATGTACTCAATGGTTGTCACTGCTAGAGATGGGCAGAAACTCGTTTGCTACTACACCCTGCCCAAGGGAGTCGATAAAGGCGGATACGTCGACAAGGCCATTCCTCTTGTTGTAGTCCCCCATGGCGGACCTTTCAAAGTGAGAGATAAATTCCGATTCAATCCCTATCACCAGTGGCTGGCAAGCTGTGGTTATGCTGTACTCAGCGTCAATTTTCGCCTCTCATCCGGGTTTGGAAAAGCGTTCGTCAATGCGGGTAATGGTGAATGGGGAGGAAAAGCACATTTCGATGTCATTGATGCAGTTGAGGCTTGTATCTCCAAAGGAATTACAGAAAGGGGGAAATTAGCGGTTTTTGGTGGTAGCTATGGGGGATATGAATCACTCGCCTGCCTCACCCTCTCTCCTGATTATTTCACCTGTTGTGTGGCTATTTGCGGCCCTTCCAATCTCAAGACCGTTCTAGATAATGTGCCTAAGTTCTGGGAGTTTACCTCAGCTCCTCTTTCGGATAAGACCATGTTTTTTACTAAACAAGCTTTTATCACCAGCACAGGGGGCAATCCCGGCGATCCAAAAGGAGCCCAATATCTACAGAAGTGCTCTCCCTTAAATTACTTGGAAGCCATTAAAGCCCCTCTCCTTTTAGTACATGGTAAAAATGACCATATAGTCGCCGAAAAAGAGTCTGAGCAGATCTATAAAAGCATGAAATCCAACCACAAAAAAGTAACGTACATTTTATTCCCAGATGAGGGACATCGATTCGCTAAGTTTGCCAATAAGATGATGTATTTAGATCATGCCGAGCGTTTTCTGTCTCAATACCTAGGAGGAGACTACCGTCCGGTTAACTCAAGCGTATTAGCAGACTCAAGCGCTCAAGTTATGAATTAG
- a CDS encoding ester cyclase translates to MKSHSSNEKDAPKLVAETYAHQIWDEKNLTAIDELIHQNCVIHSLLGDFYGPGSMKNVVQTWLNAFPDLVVKNRSLICDKDLVAIQWQAQGSHQGEFKGIRPTGRSISYAGATVYRVSQNQIVEYWAYLDMKHLLDQIS, encoded by the coding sequence ATGAAATCCCACTCCTCAAACGAAAAAGATGCTCCTAAACTAGTAGCAGAAACTTATGCTCATCAAATATGGGATGAGAAAAATCTAACAGCCATAGATGAACTCATTCATCAAAACTGTGTGATTCATAGTCTGCTTGGAGACTTTTACGGACCTGGGTCTATGAAAAATGTTGTTCAAACATGGCTCAACGCATTTCCTGATCTGGTTGTGAAAAACAGATCACTCATTTGCGACAAAGATCTTGTTGCAATTCAATGGCAAGCTCAAGGGTCACATCAAGGAGAGTTTAAAGGAATTAGGCCAACAGGAAGATCCATCTCCTACGCGGGAGCTACCGTCTACCGCGTATCCCAGAACCAAATTGTAGAATACTGGGCATATCTCGATATGAAGCACCTCCTCGATCAAATTAGCTAG
- a CDS encoding SDR family oxidoreductase, with the protein MKILLTGANGYIGTRLLPRLADEGHEIYALVRSRFRIEIPEKFQSQLHIIEADLLNPSSLLKIPNEIDAAYYLVHSMSSSQKFSELEAASAKNFVSRLENTQAKQIIYLSGLSNEVHLSRHLASRKQVGEILKMGKVPVTILMAGIIIGSGSASFEIIRDLVEKLPVMVAPKWLKQLTQPIAVRDVLTYLTLVLGNPACLGHSFEIGGPDVMSYKDLLLNFAKMRGLKRKIFTVPVLTPRLSSYWLFFVTRTSFPLARLLVESLINNAVCKENQIHKLFPRKLLSYEESLQLAFTRIEEDWVPSSWKDTLSGSSLNPDLSIYVHIPKFGILSDRRTAPFSCPVQQVQKRIWSLGGDRGWLTMNWAWKLRGFLDKLAGGPGLRRGRTHPTRLKAGDALDFWRVLLADEKNRRLLLYAEMKLPGEAWLEFEIIPHETGGVLKQTASFRPNGLWGRFYWYSLYPFHVLIFSQMAKQIAKG; encoded by the coding sequence ATGAAAATCTTACTTACTGGAGCTAACGGGTACATTGGAACGCGTCTTCTTCCTCGCTTGGCAGATGAGGGGCATGAGATATACGCGCTAGTAAGAAGCCGCTTTCGAATTGAGATTCCCGAGAAATTTCAATCTCAACTTCATATCATTGAAGCTGACCTCCTTAATCCCTCCTCCTTGTTGAAAATTCCTAACGAGATCGATGCAGCCTACTATCTAGTTCATTCAATGAGCTCTTCGCAAAAATTCTCCGAATTGGAGGCTGCTTCAGCAAAAAATTTTGTAAGTCGATTGGAAAACACACAGGCAAAACAGATCATCTACCTAAGCGGCCTTTCAAACGAAGTCCACCTCTCTCGTCATTTGGCCTCGAGAAAACAGGTAGGAGAAATCCTTAAAATGGGAAAGGTTCCTGTGACTATTCTGATGGCGGGAATCATCATCGGCTCGGGAAGTGCTTCATTTGAGATTATCCGAGATCTTGTTGAAAAGCTGCCCGTTATGGTTGCCCCAAAATGGCTTAAGCAGCTAACTCAACCGATCGCTGTACGCGATGTCCTAACTTATCTAACGCTTGTTTTGGGTAATCCTGCCTGCCTTGGCCACTCCTTTGAGATCGGAGGCCCAGATGTCATGAGTTATAAAGACCTTCTATTAAACTTTGCTAAAATGCGAGGGTTGAAGCGGAAAATTTTCACGGTTCCCGTACTTACACCGCGGCTTTCTTCCTACTGGTTATTTTTTGTGACTAGGACCAGCTTTCCACTTGCGCGCCTGCTTGTCGAAAGCCTGATTAATAATGCAGTTTGCAAAGAAAATCAAATTCACAAGCTCTTTCCCAGAAAGTTGCTCTCTTATGAAGAGTCTCTGCAACTGGCCTTCACTCGTATCGAGGAAGATTGGGTTCCTTCAAGCTGGAAAGATACTTTAAGCGGCTCTTCTTTAAATCCAGACCTTTCGATTTATGTCCACATTCCCAAATTCGGCATCTTGAGCGATAGACGCACCGCTCCTTTTTCTTGTCCTGTGCAGCAAGTGCAAAAACGGATCTGGTCTCTTGGCGGAGACCGAGGTTGGCTCACAATGAATTGGGCTTGGAAATTGAGGGGCTTTTTGGATAAATTAGCAGGAGGACCTGGACTGCGTCGAGGCAGGACTCATCCGACGCGGCTGAAAGCGGGAGATGCTCTTGATTTCTGGCGCGTTTTATTAGCGGATGAAAAGAATCGACGTTTACTTCTCTATGCTGAAATGAAATTGCCAGGTGAAGCGTGGCTTGAATTTGAGATCATCCCTCATGAAACAGGAGGAGTTCTGAAACAGACGGCATCCTTCCGCCCCAATGGGCTCTGGGGTAGATTTTACTGGTATAGTCTTTATCCGTTTCATGTTCTCATTTTCAGCCAAATGGCAAAGCAGATCGCAAAAGGATAG
- a CDS encoding glycosyltransferase family 92 protein, protein MQKLFVALLLLLSPLDCFAQYRLAIGAIFRNEAPWLKEWIEYHRLIGVEHFYLYNNESSDNYLQVLDPYIASGVVELTDWPSIPANIDYRFNPTTPEGTIVKAYNDMVRRAFRKADWLAIVDIDEFIMPLQGISRFFAFLDNLPHKVGALSVYWHIFGTSNTWSLSEGDLMVEKLHLCTEKSHEWNRIPKTFYRLKALPSLPDCWVHNPVSLPNRYIQIEMPRDLCRINHYWTRTEEACLRKRLGAYSYEELSDASRREFDKYNTTLNAVKDTSMQPYIPLLKARLQAQTNHAQEM, encoded by the coding sequence ATGCAAAAGTTGTTTGTTGCTCTTCTGCTTCTTTTGTCTCCGCTTGACTGCTTTGCGCAGTATCGATTGGCGATCGGGGCGATATTTAGGAATGAAGCTCCGTGGCTTAAGGAGTGGATAGAGTACCACCGCTTGATCGGAGTCGAACACTTCTATTTGTATAACAACGAGAGTTCGGACAACTATTTGCAGGTTCTAGATCCCTACATTGCAAGTGGAGTTGTAGAACTTACAGATTGGCCCTCTATCCCTGCAAATATCGATTATAGATTTAATCCCACAACTCCAGAAGGGACCATTGTAAAAGCTTACAATGATATGGTCAGAAGAGCGTTTAGGAAGGCAGATTGGCTTGCAATTGTAGACATCGATGAATTCATTATGCCCTTGCAAGGCATCTCACGCTTCTTTGCTTTTTTGGATAATCTGCCTCATAAAGTTGGCGCCCTCTCAGTCTATTGGCACATCTTTGGAACTTCAAACACCTGGAGTCTTAGTGAAGGAGATTTAATGGTGGAAAAACTGCACTTGTGCACTGAAAAATCCCATGAGTGGAACCGGATTCCGAAAACTTTTTATCGCCTTAAAGCACTCCCCTCGCTTCCAGACTGCTGGGTGCATAATCCCGTCTCACTTCCTAACAGATACATTCAAATAGAGATGCCGCGCGATCTCTGCAGAATTAACCACTACTGGACGCGTACAGAAGAGGCGTGTTTAAGAAAAAGGCTTGGAGCTTATTCCTACGAAGAGTTAAGCGACGCTTCTCGGAGAGAATTCGACAAGTACAACACCACCCTTAATGCTGTCAAAGACACATCCATGCAACCCTACATCCCCCTTCTCAAGGCTAGGCTGCAAGCTCAGACCAACCATGCTCAGGAAATGTAA